TACATCATTATTGCCATGGATATGATTGTGTGCATCCATAAAACCTATCTGTTATCAATAATAACATTGAGAGAAAAAGAAAGTTCAGTGCTGTCATATAACTCATTATTATGTATATTTGTTATTAAATAATTAATTTATAAAATATGAAACAGTTATATTTAACAATTATATATGGCATGATTATGATCACCGCCTGCAATACTAATAAAGAAGAAGTGAAAATATTAAAACAATCTGATTTTCCTGCACCACCGGTTGCAGAAGTAGTCCCCGATACGTTTGAAAATTTCGGTCAAAAGCGTATCGACAACTATTATTGGCTTAAAGACAAAAACAATCCGAAAGTTATTGAGTATCTGAATGCCGAAAATGAATATACCGAAAGTGTTATGGCCTCTACTAAAGAGCTGCAACAGACTATCTATGATGAGATTTTGGGAAGGATAAAGGAGGATGATGAGAGTTATCCTTCATATATAAATGGGTATTGGTATTATAGTCGCACAGAAAAAGGCAAGCAATATCGAACATATTTGCGCCGCAAGGGTTCATTAGATGCAGAAGAAGAGGTCATCTTTGATGTGAATAAGATGGCAGAAGGGAAATCTGCTTTTATTTTTGCAGGTTATTCTGTTAGTCCGGATAATAATAAAGTAGCATACCTGTTCAACGAGACAGGTTCTTATGCCGAGTATGTGATGAAGATTAAGGATTTAAACACTGATGAGGAGATAGGTTTCACTGTAATTGGTGCTACCTCTGTAACTTGGGCTAATGACAATAATACTCTGTTTTATGGTGTTATCGATCAGACTTTACGTCCTTATCAGATTCACAGAAGAGGGCTAAACGAACATCAGAGCACTTTGATTTATGAAGAGAAAGATGCGAAATTCAGAACTTATGTTTCCGGTACTAAAACTAAAGAGTATATATTTATTGGAAGTGCAAGTTCAACTACTTCTGAGGAGAGGTATATATCTGCTGACAGACCACTGGATGAATTTAAAGTTTTTATGCCACGTGTAAAGGATGTAGAGTATTCTGTTTTTCCGCATAAGGAGAATTTTTTTGTAAGTTATAAGGATCGTGAGAATCTGAATTCTATGATTTATGAAGTTCCTCTTACTGGTTATGAGGATAAATCGACATGGAAAGTTTTCTTACCTCATGATGATGATGCCAGGTTAGAGGGTATTGATATAGTTAAGGATTATATTTCTGTAGAGTTACGCAGAGAAGGACTTACAGAGATTATTGTTATGTCTCTGAATGGAGGCGACACAAAAAAAATTGTTTTCCCTGAACCGGTTTATTCAGCATCTATGGGTGGTAATCCCGAGTATGAAGCAACAACAATTAGATATACTTATACTTCGTTAAATAGACCTACTACTCTTTATGAGTATAATATTTTAACTGGCGAATCAATCAAGTTAAAAGAACAAGAGGTACCATCGGGTTTTAATCCTGATGATTATACTGTGGAAAGGTTATGGGCAACTGCTCCTGATGGTGTTCTGGTTCCAATGGCAATAGTATATAAGAATGGATTGAAAAAAGATGGTAGCAACCCTGCATTGATCTATTCATATGGTAGTTATGGTTACAGTACCGACGTACATTTCAGTGCAAGCATGTACAGCCTGATAGATCGAGGTTTTGTTTATGCTATTGCACAGATACGTGGTGGAAGTGATCTGGGTGAACAGTGGTATGAAGATGGTAAGCTGCTGAATAAAAAGAATACTTTTACTGATTTTATAGCATGCAGCGAGAAGCTGATTAATGATGGGTATACTTCATCTGATAAGCTTGCAGCTATGGGTGGAAGTGCTGGAGGTTTGCTTATGGGTGCAGTAAGTAATATGAGACCTGATCTTTATCAAACAATTGTGGCGCAAGTTCCGTTTGTGGATGTTATAAACACCATGCTTGATGATACTTTGCCTCTAACAACGGGTGAATATGAAGAGTGGGGTAATCCAAATGAAGAGGAGTATTATAACTATATTCTCTCCTACTCTCCTTATGATAATATTTCTGCACAGGATTATCCTAATATACTGGTGACTGGAGGTATTAACGATTCGCAGGTTCTTTTTCATGAGCCGGCAAAGTATACAGCTAAACTCAGAGCACTTAAAACGGATAACAATATTCTTATTCTGAAAATGAATATGGAATCGGGACATGGAGGTGCAACCGGTCGTTATGAAGGTATCAAGGAAACAGCTTTTGATTTTGCATTTATATTAAACAGGGTAGGAATTTATAAATAAATATGAAAAAACTTGAACTCCACTGGAAGATCTTAATTGGTATGGTTGCCGGAATTTTATTCGGCTTTGTTATGAGCTCTTTCAGTTGGGGTTATGATTTCATACTAAACTGGATTGCTCCTTTTGGTACAATATTTATAAGATTACTGAGGTTAATTGCAATTCCTCTGATCTTGGTTTCGCTGGTTAAAGGGGTATCTGATCTGAAGGATATATCTACGTTTAAGAATATTGGTATTCGAACAATAGTATTGTATATAATAACAACCTGTATAGCAATTACTACTGGTCTTGTTCTGGTAAATATAGTAAAACCGGGAGCGGGGCTTTCTGCGGAAACAATTGAGGAGCTAACAGTAACTTATGCCGGTGATAATACTATCACTTCTAATATTGAACAGGCGGAGTTTCAGGAAATGAGTAAACCGCTCGACTTTTTAGTGGATATTGTTCCTGATAATATTTTTGGTGCTATGAGCAATAATCAGCTCATGCTTCAGGTGATTTTCTTCTCAATTCTATTTGGGATCAGTATGCTTTTGGTTGATTCAGAGAAGACCAAACCTCTGTCTAAGCTTTTTGATTCGTTGAATCATGTGATACTGAAAATGGTTAATATCATCATGATGATAGCCCCATATGCTGTATTTGCATTGCTGGCTCAGATTATTGTAAGTTCAGATGATTCGGAAATTCTGCTTAAACTGTTAAATTACGCTACAACCGTAATTGCTGGTCTGTTTATCATGATTAGTATTTATCTAATCATTCTTTATCTGTTCACAGGGAGAAAACCTTCATGGATTATTAAAGGAATTGCACCGGCACAATTGCTGGCATTTTCTACAAGCTCAAGTGCAGCTACTCTTCCGGTAACAATTGAGAGAGTGACTAACAAATTGGGGGTTGATCATGAAGTGTCAAGTTTTGTGTTACCGGTAGGGGCAACAATAAATATGGATGGAACTAGTCTTTATCAGGCTGTTGCAGCAGTATTTATTGCCCAGGCTCTTCATATCCCGCTTGATTTTATGGATCAGCTTACAATCGTACTCACTGCTCTGTTAGCTTCTATAGGCTCGGCTGCAGTACCTGGTGCAGGCATGATTATGCTGGTGATTGTTCTTGAGTCTATTGGTATACCCTCAGATAAAATGGCAATTGGGTTGGCTTTAATTTTTGCTGTGGATCGTCCACTTGATATGTGCAGGACTGTAGTTAATATTACAGGTGATACTCTAGTTTCAGTTTTAGTTGCAAATTCTATTGGAAAAATGCACGACCCTGAGAAAGGATTGGAGGTTGATAAAAGTTATCTTTCTGAATAGATTAATTATGATACAGGTTAAACGTATATATGATTCTGTAACTGAAGATGATGGTTACAGAGTGCTTATCGATCGGTTGTGGCCGAGGGGGTTTTCAAAAGAGGATGCTAAAGTCGATCTATGGATGAAGGAAATTGCTCCCTCAACAGAGTTAAGAAAATGGTTTCATCATGATCCTGATAAGTGGATGGAATTTCAACAGCGATATAAAGATGAACTGGTTAACAAAAAAGAACTTATTGATCAGCTACTTAAGCTTGAGAAAGAGAAAAAAGTAATAACTCTGCTTTTCTCGGCAAAAGATAGGGAAAAGAATCAGGCTATGGTATTAATTGAGGTTTTGCGTGATAAAGTATAGCAGGGTAAGTATTCATTATAATACTTGATAATGAAAATATTAAAAGAAGTATTACTTATAGTAACAAGTCTCTTTACATTAAATTCCTTTTCTCAGGAAATAGATAATGACCTAGATTCAACAATTTATCTGAATGAGATTATTGTCAACGCATTTCAGATAAGCACGTTACAACTTCATGTCCCCGGATCTGTATCAGTTCTAACAGGTGAGGAGATACAGATAACTGATGGTAATAATTTTGCTCATACTTTACATTCAATACCTGGCATATATATGCATAGTGGTACATATTCCACCAGTAGAGTTATAATTAGAGGTGTTGGTAGCAGAACTCCATATAATACAAATCGTATTAAATCGTACTTGAATGATATACCTATAACATCTTCTGATGGTATTTCTACACCTGAGGATATTGATCTAATGGGAATTGGTAGGATGGAAGTGATTAAAGGACCTGCCTCTGCAACTTACGGCTCAGGTCTTGGAGGTAATATAATCCTGTATACTCCTAGATCAACCAAGGAGGGTGCTGCAGCGCTTATACAGTATGGGAGTTTCAATACTATAAAAGCTGCCGCTTCAGGCAATTATATCAATCAAAATTTAAATCTATGGGGTACTATTTCTCATGTGAATAGTGATGGGTATCGTGAAAACAATCGCTATAGACGTACCTCTTTTATTTCTTCAGGTGAATGGGAACAAAAAGATTATTCATTGGAGTATACTCTTATGCTGATTGATCTGAATGCTCAGATACCGAGCTCTGTAGGTAAGTCTCTTTATGAAAGCAATCCTAAAGCTGCAGCAGCTAACTGGAGTGCAATTGAGGGATATAAAAAGTATCAGCGAGCTATAGCAGGGGTTACTTTAACTAATCTGTTTTCTGATAAATGGACAAATAAATTGAATGTATTTGGCAGATGGGCGGATAGTTATGAGAGACGACCATTTAACAACCTTGATGATGGCACTTCAGGTGGTGGAATAAGCAATAGGCTATCATATCACAATAATCAATGGGATGCTATGATAGGATTTGAATGGGTCAAAGATGTATATAGGTGGAAAATGGATCTGGAAAATGAAATGATAAATAAAAATAGAGAGTCAAGAGATCATTATAATTTATTTAGTATGATCTATTGGCGTCCTGCATCCGAGTGGAATATTTCTCTTGGTGGTGCTGTAAACAAGGTTAACTATTTACTTCGCGATCAATTCCTTAGCAATGGCGATCAATCTGGAGAACGTAGTTTCCCTCTTATTTTCTCTCCCAGATTAGGTATTAATTATGCACCATCTCAGCTTTTGGCTTTTTATGGCTCTGTTGGACATGGTTTCTCTATGCCTTCTCCAGAAGAGACACTCCTTCCTGAGGGTGACATAAATAAGGAATTGAAACCTGAACAGGGAGTTCAGTACGAAATGGGTTTTAGACTTAATCTATTTAGAAGAGCTACTACAATTGAAGCATCTGTTTATTATATCAATCTGAATAATCTGCTTGTTACAAAACGTTTATCGGAAGATATATTCACCGGAATTAATGCAGGAAAAACAAGCCATAATGGTTTTGAATTCTTAATAAAACAGAAAATACTCAGGCTATCTTCATTCCCTGGCACACTAAATCTTAATGCAAATTATACATGGTCGATTAATAAGTTTGTTGATTTTACTGATAATGATCAAAAATTTGATGGAAATAAGCTCCCGGGAATTCCTGCACAGGTTGCTCACGCAAATATTCTTTGGCAACCTTTTACAAGGTTAAATATTGATACACAGCTTCAATATGTTGGAGAGCAGTATATGGATGATGCCAACTCTTTAATTAATGAAGGCTATTTTATAGCGAATATAAGGAGTTCATATAGCTTTTCTGTATCAACTAATTATAATATAGAACTTTTCACGGGTATAAATAATATAACTAATGCACACTATTCTCCAATGCTTACTGTGAATGCTGTGGCTTTTGGAAATGCTGAACCAAGGTACTATTATCCCGGATTACCTAGGCACTTTTATAGCGGTATAAAACTATTCCTTTAGCAGTTATATAAAGTATAGGGGTTTTGTATTCTCATCTTATTTCAAAATTAAAACTGAAATTGCAACAAAAATAAGAGCCAAATCTAATATTAGTAACATTAAATATCGTATTACGAATAATTTGCTATCTTTGACACTGTTTTTGTTTCAATTGTATACATATAGCTCCAGTATATTAAATTAACTTCTGAAGTGATGTGTATACTTTATAATATTATATGACTTTACAATTGTTTTATTCATATTATATTAATTAATGTGTATGCCTGAATATTTTTTTTAGAAATTATGGATATAATTATAAAGAATAGTGTATTGTCAAAATTGTCCGAACTGATAAAAGAAAAAGAACAAGCAATAATTGATGCCAACAACTTAGATATTGAAACTTTCCCGGAAATGGATGAATCAATGAAAGATCGTCTGAAAGTGGATAAGAAAAAGATTGGAGATATGATTAAGTCTCTTGAAGAAGTTGCTGCACAGGATGATCCTGAAGGGAAAGAGTTGTATAACTTCACTCGTAAAGATGGCTTGCATATTGTTAATAAAACAGTTCCATTTGGCACAATACTAATAATATATGAGTCTAGACCAGATGTTACTATTGAAGCTGCGGCAACGGCATTTAAAGCAGGAAATAAAATTTTGCTGAAGGGTGGAAAAGAGTCATTAAATACAAATACTCTTCTGACTGAATTGTGGCAAAAAGCTCTCTCTGATAATAATGTGGATAAAAACTATGTTGAATATTTGAACCTCTCTCATTCAGAAACTCAGAAGTTGATCAAAGAGAATACAAGAAAAGTGGATCTGATAATTCCCCGTGGAGGAGAACGATTGATTCAATTTGTATTGAACAATTCATCAGTACCTGTCATAGTAAGCGGCAGAGGAAATAATTTCCTTTTTATAGATGACAATGTTGATTTTGAGATGGCTACACAACTCGTTATCAATGGAAAGAAACGTATCAGTGTATGTAATGCGATAGATAAGGTACTTATACACAGAAGCATGAACAATATTCAGGAGAGAATCAAATTCTTGGTAAAAAATCTTAAGGAAAATGGTATAGACGTATGGGGAAACAGTGAGATTACAAAAATATGTAATGAGATAAAAGAAGAGAATGATGTTGCAACTCTCTGTGAAGAGTATCTTGCACCTAAACTATATGTATCACTAGTGGATGATCTTAAAGAGGCAATTGAAATGATTAACCAATATTCAGGAGGACATACTGCTGTAATTGCAACGAATAACCAGGAAAATGCTTATAAGTTCATGCAAGAGGTTGATTGTGCAGCAGTTTATCACAATGCATCTTCACGTTTTACAGATGGAGGTCAGTTTGGTGTAGGAGCTGAAATTGCAATTAGTACTCAAAAACTTCACTTTAGGGGACCACTTGGATCTCAGGAACTTGTTACTAATAAATGGTTTGTATATGGTGAAGGTCATATAAGAGAATAATTTCATGAAAAAAAAACTTATAATTAAAATAGGTACTTCCACATTAACTGCCGGAACTAATAGAATATCATTTGCAGTAATTGAGAGTCTAGCCAGACAAATCGTAGAACTAAAAAAAGATTACGAAATTGTAATTGTATCTTCGGGTGCAATTGCCACTGCTCGTCAATTCGTAGAAATTAGCGGTTATCAGAAGAGAGTGGATTCCAAACAGGCTATGGCTGCAATTGGACAGACTAAACTAATGGAGCTATATGACGGCATTTTTCGTACTTTTGGATTAAATATTGCCCAGATTTTACTTACCTACCGTGATTTTGAAAACCCTGTTGCAATTGAAAATACCAGGAATACAATAAACAGACTATGGCAAGTAGATTATATACCAATTGTAAATGAGAATGATACCGTTTCTATAGAAGAAATAATGCTTGGTGATAACGACAAGCTCTCTGCATTGGTAGCAACAATAATTGATGCAAATCTACTTGTATTAGTTTCAGATATTGATGGGATATTTAATCAAAATCCCCATCTTCATTCAGATGCTAAATTAATTGCAGAAGTAACGGATCTTGAATCTATTATGAATTTTATTGAAGAGAAAGAATCTACACTTGGTACAGGAGGTATGTCTTCAAAAATACATGCTGCAGAAATCTGTATGACTAATAGTGTAGAAATGTGGATTGTAAATGGTCAGCGTGCTAACTATATAATTAAAGCTCTTCACAATGAAATTCCTTTTACTAGATTCAAAACAGAAAAAGTTAAGAAATGAAACAAGGGTTTATAGGATATGGTAATCTCGCCAATGCGGTTTATCAAGGTTTAAAAGAAGATAGAAGTATCGAGTTTGCTTATTATGCCAGAAATAGAAAAAATGTTGACTTGCATTATTTTCAAGATATGGAGTCACTTGTATTATACGCTGATGTTATATGGCTTGCTGTTAAACCTCAAGATCTAGCGGGTGTATTAGAACAATTAAAGAAAAGTGATCTTTCAGAAAAAACAATTATTTCTCCTGTTGCCGGAAAGAGTATAGCATATATTGAGAGGTACTTGGGTAATAAAACCACTATTATTCGTATAATGCCTAATCTGGCAATGGCATTTAAAGCATCTGTTACTGCGTTCAGATCCAACAAACCTGATAGTGAAAAATCAGAAAGAATATTTAATCTATTAGGAAAACTTGGAAAAGTAGTTAAGCTTGAAGAAGACGGATTTGACCTGTTCACCTCTGTTTTTGGAAGCGGCCCGGCATTTATTTTGGCTTTTATAAAAACTTTTAAAAATAAAATACAGGAGTTTGATCTTCCCGGATCACTTCTTGATGAATTACTACTTGAATTAACAAGAGGAACAACCCTCTACTTTATGCAGAATCAGAAGGACTATAGCATAGAAGACCTTATAAAAAACATTACAAGTAAGGGTGGTACTACACAAGCTGGTTTGGAATATTTTCAATCCCACGATATTGGAAAGCATTTCGAGGGAGTTCTTGATGCAGCAAGAAACAGATCGAAAGAGTTAAGCAGTAACGGGGGCTAAAGATCCAATACAGCTCTAATTAATTATAAACAGAATAGATTAAATGAACCATACTACATGAAAGCTATTATCAATTCTTCTCCTCTTTAGATTTATATGCAATTGCGTAATAGCGTATCTGTTTTATAACTGACAATAGACCATTAGACCTAGTAGGAGATAGATGTTCAGTCAATCCTATCTCTTTCATGAAGCGAAGATCAGTACCAATAATTTCATCAGGAGTACGTCCATTGAAAATACGTAACACCAAAGCAAGCAAACCTTTAACTATAATTGCATCACTTTCGGCTTCAAAAAACAGTCTCCCATTACGGTAATCTGTCTGAAGCCAAACCCTACTTTGACAGCCTTTAATTATATTTTCAGGAATCTTATATTTTTCTTCTAATGGATGCATCGCGTTACCTTGTTCTATGATATATGCATATTTATCCATCCAATCATCATAGATACTGAACTCATCAATAATTTCTTGTTGTATTTCGTTAATTGTCTGCATTATAACTTTTCTGTATAAATCACTTCCATAACGGTTTGTCCAACCGCTTTCAATGTATTTTTATCTATATTACGCATATCATCATTCAGAGTATGCCAATGAGGTACAAAACCAGTTCTTGTATCCCTCTTAAGATTTATAATATTTGCACTTGGAGCTCTGTGATGCTGATTCACAGGCAGGTGATCGTCAGTTATATACCCTCCTCTCTGTGAAAGAAAATAGTTTGTATAACCAAGTTTTGCTGCTGTGCTCCATATTTTATCAACAATATTTGAAGCATACTGAAGTGAATAACCCTCTCTTAAAAAAGTAGCATTTACACTTCCAACCATATCCAGCAGAATTCCATAATTTGCTTTATAGTTATCAATATGAGGCTGTTCAGACCAATATTTCGACCCTATACACCACCAATCACCCTGCACCCATTCTGAACTATTCGAAGGTTGTCCCCAATCCTCCAAATCAAAGAATATAATATCAATACCAATTCCACTATTTAAAGTATTCTGCTGAAGCTGTCTTGCAATTTCGAGAATCACACCTACCCCACTTGCACCATCATCAGCACCTAAAATAGGCTGATTAATTTTATCCGGATCACTTTCTTCATCTGCAAAAGGTCGTGAA
This portion of the Lascolabacillus massiliensis genome encodes:
- a CDS encoding S9 family peptidase — its product is MKQLYLTIIYGMIMITACNTNKEEVKILKQSDFPAPPVAEVVPDTFENFGQKRIDNYYWLKDKNNPKVIEYLNAENEYTESVMASTKELQQTIYDEILGRIKEDDESYPSYINGYWYYSRTEKGKQYRTYLRRKGSLDAEEEVIFDVNKMAEGKSAFIFAGYSVSPDNNKVAYLFNETGSYAEYVMKIKDLNTDEEIGFTVIGATSVTWANDNNTLFYGVIDQTLRPYQIHRRGLNEHQSTLIYEEKDAKFRTYVSGTKTKEYIFIGSASSTTSEERYISADRPLDEFKVFMPRVKDVEYSVFPHKENFFVSYKDRENLNSMIYEVPLTGYEDKSTWKVFLPHDDDARLEGIDIVKDYISVELRREGLTEIIVMSLNGGDTKKIVFPEPVYSASMGGNPEYEATTIRYTYTSLNRPTTLYEYNILTGESIKLKEQEVPSGFNPDDYTVERLWATAPDGVLVPMAIVYKNGLKKDGSNPALIYSYGSYGYSTDVHFSASMYSLIDRGFVYAIAQIRGGSDLGEQWYEDGKLLNKKNTFTDFIACSEKLINDGYTSSDKLAAMGGSAGGLLMGAVSNMRPDLYQTIVAQVPFVDVINTMLDDTLPLTTGEYEEWGNPNEEEYYNYILSYSPYDNISAQDYPNILVTGGINDSQVLFHEPAKYTAKLRALKTDNNILILKMNMESGHGGATGRYEGIKETAFDFAFILNRVGIYK
- a CDS encoding dicarboxylate/amino acid:cation symporter: MKKLELHWKILIGMVAGILFGFVMSSFSWGYDFILNWIAPFGTIFIRLLRLIAIPLILVSLVKGVSDLKDISTFKNIGIRTIVLYIITTCIAITTGLVLVNIVKPGAGLSAETIEELTVTYAGDNTITSNIEQAEFQEMSKPLDFLVDIVPDNIFGAMSNNQLMLQVIFFSILFGISMLLVDSEKTKPLSKLFDSLNHVILKMVNIIMMIAPYAVFALLAQIIVSSDDSEILLKLLNYATTVIAGLFIMISIYLIILYLFTGRKPSWIIKGIAPAQLLAFSTSSSAATLPVTIERVTNKLGVDHEVSSFVLPVGATINMDGTSLYQAVAAVFIAQALHIPLDFMDQLTIVLTALLASIGSAAVPGAGMIMLVIVLESIGIPSDKMAIGLALIFAVDRPLDMCRTVVNITGDTLVSVLVANSIGKMHDPEKGLEVDKSYLSE
- a CDS encoding DUF488 domain-containing protein, with translation MIQVKRIYDSVTEDDGYRVLIDRLWPRGFSKEDAKVDLWMKEIAPSTELRKWFHHDPDKWMEFQQRYKDELVNKKELIDQLLKLEKEKKVITLLFSAKDREKNQAMVLIEVLRDKV
- a CDS encoding TonB-dependent receptor → MKILKEVLLIVTSLFTLNSFSQEIDNDLDSTIYLNEIIVNAFQISTLQLHVPGSVSVLTGEEIQITDGNNFAHTLHSIPGIYMHSGTYSTSRVIIRGVGSRTPYNTNRIKSYLNDIPITSSDGISTPEDIDLMGIGRMEVIKGPASATYGSGLGGNIILYTPRSTKEGAAALIQYGSFNTIKAAASGNYINQNLNLWGTISHVNSDGYRENNRYRRTSFISSGEWEQKDYSLEYTLMLIDLNAQIPSSVGKSLYESNPKAAAANWSAIEGYKKYQRAIAGVTLTNLFSDKWTNKLNVFGRWADSYERRPFNNLDDGTSGGGISNRLSYHNNQWDAMIGFEWVKDVYRWKMDLENEMINKNRESRDHYNLFSMIYWRPASEWNISLGGAVNKVNYLLRDQFLSNGDQSGERSFPLIFSPRLGINYAPSQLLAFYGSVGHGFSMPSPEETLLPEGDINKELKPEQGVQYEMGFRLNLFRRATTIEASVYYINLNNLLVTKRLSEDIFTGINAGKTSHNGFEFLIKQKILRLSSFPGTLNLNANYTWSINKFVDFTDNDQKFDGNKLPGIPAQVAHANILWQPFTRLNIDTQLQYVGEQYMDDANSLINEGYFIANIRSSYSFSVSTNYNIELFTGINNITNAHYSPMLTVNAVAFGNAEPRYYYPGLPRHFYSGIKLFL
- a CDS encoding glutamate-5-semialdehyde dehydrogenase is translated as MDIIIKNSVLSKLSELIKEKEQAIIDANNLDIETFPEMDESMKDRLKVDKKKIGDMIKSLEEVAAQDDPEGKELYNFTRKDGLHIVNKTVPFGTILIIYESRPDVTIEAAATAFKAGNKILLKGGKESLNTNTLLTELWQKALSDNNVDKNYVEYLNLSHSETQKLIKENTRKVDLIIPRGGERLIQFVLNNSSVPVIVSGRGNNFLFIDDNVDFEMATQLVINGKKRISVCNAIDKVLIHRSMNNIQERIKFLVKNLKENGIDVWGNSEITKICNEIKEENDVATLCEEYLAPKLYVSLVDDLKEAIEMINQYSGGHTAVIATNNQENAYKFMQEVDCAAVYHNASSRFTDGGQFGVGAEIAISTQKLHFRGPLGSQELVTNKWFVYGEGHIRE
- the proB gene encoding glutamate 5-kinase — translated: MKKKLIIKIGTSTLTAGTNRISFAVIESLARQIVELKKDYEIVIVSSGAIATARQFVEISGYQKRVDSKQAMAAIGQTKLMELYDGIFRTFGLNIAQILLTYRDFENPVAIENTRNTINRLWQVDYIPIVNENDTVSIEEIMLGDNDKLSALVATIIDANLLVLVSDIDGIFNQNPHLHSDAKLIAEVTDLESIMNFIEEKESTLGTGGMSSKIHAAEICMTNSVEMWIVNGQRANYIIKALHNEIPFTRFKTEKVKK
- a CDS encoding pyrroline-5-carboxylate reductase family protein, which produces MKQGFIGYGNLANAVYQGLKEDRSIEFAYYARNRKNVDLHYFQDMESLVLYADVIWLAVKPQDLAGVLEQLKKSDLSEKTIISPVAGKSIAYIERYLGNKTTIIRIMPNLAMAFKASVTAFRSNKPDSEKSERIFNLLGKLGKVVKLEEDGFDLFTSVFGSGPAFILAFIKTFKNKIQEFDLPGSLLDELLLELTRGTTLYFMQNQKDYSIEDLIKNITSKGGTTQAGLEYFQSHDIGKHFEGVLDAARNRSKELSSNGG
- a CDS encoding SufE family protein → MQTINEIQQEIIDEFSIYDDWMDKYAYIIEQGNAMHPLEEKYKIPENIIKGCQSRVWLQTDYRNGRLFFEAESDAIIVKGLLALVLRIFNGRTPDEIIGTDLRFMKEIGLTEHLSPTRSNGLLSVIKQIRYYAIAYKSKEEKN
- a CDS encoding M28 family peptidase is translated as MRHLRIFSLVLLLFLGLMFTISCNSCQSRKKIVMSEPYTQVSPQFNADSAYVFIEKQVAFGSRVPGTKAHELCGDYLVTKLQEFGAEVIEQNADVTHYNGQNFTLRNIIGSYYPEVEKRILLFAHWDSRPFADEESDPDKINQPILGADDGASGVGVILEIARQLQQNTLNSGIGIDIIFFDLEDWGQPSNSSEWVQGDWWCIGSKYWSEQPHIDNYKANYGILLDMVGSVNATFLREGYSLQYASNIVDKIWSTAAKLGYTNYFLSQRGGYITDDHLPVNQHHRAPSANIINLKRDTRTGFVPHWHTLNDDMRNIDKNTLKAVGQTVMEVIYTEKL